The following coding sequences lie in one Deltaproteobacteria bacterium genomic window:
- a CDS encoding UbiA family prenyltransferase encodes MRAEIQILLDVASYRLRRLEMANLAGALALALVLGLSTGAVAVRLAFGFALNLLVYLNNDFCDGAADLDADGRERGKTEYLLSHRAAALRVQLWLLAVLLGWAWWQGEGLWLPLLLGGGVCWAYSAVLKRKPLLDVAAMMAWGMAMPLVGVPSERLPQVLPLVLLLGLFSGVFECVQVLRDVEVDRDRGVRTTAVALGVPATMAMARVLAALAALHALMHFGLWVALPAVVAIVTPMRDRPIPRVWNRLRLLSGISFLLACVVVWRELP; translated from the coding sequence GTGCGCGCCGAGATCCAGATCCTCCTCGACGTCGCGAGCTATCGCCTCCGTCGGCTCGAGATGGCCAACCTCGCGGGCGCGCTGGCGCTGGCGCTGGTGCTGGGCCTGTCGACCGGCGCGGTGGCGGTGCGGCTGGCGTTCGGCTTCGCGCTGAACCTGCTGGTCTACCTCAACAACGACTTCTGCGACGGCGCGGCCGATCTCGACGCGGATGGTCGCGAGCGCGGCAAGACCGAGTACCTGTTGTCGCATCGCGCCGCTGCGTTGCGGGTGCAGCTGTGGCTGCTCGCGGTGCTGCTCGGGTGGGCGTGGTGGCAGGGCGAGGGCCTGTGGCTGCCGCTGCTGCTCGGCGGTGGGGTCTGCTGGGCCTACTCGGCGGTGCTCAAGCGCAAGCCGCTGCTCGATGTCGCGGCGATGATGGCGTGGGGCATGGCGATGCCGTTGGTCGGCGTGCCGAGCGAGCGGCTGCCGCAGGTGCTGCCGTTGGTGCTGCTGCTGGGGCTCTTCTCGGGGGTCTTCGAGTGCGTGCAGGTGCTGCGCGACGTCGAGGTCGATCGCGATCGCGGCGTGCGGACCACCGCAGTCGCGCTCGGTGTGCCGGCGACGATGGCGATGGCGCGCGTGCTCGCGGCACTGGCGGCCCTGCACGCGCTGATGCACTTCGGCCTGTGGGTGGCGTTGCCGGCGGTGGTGGCGATCGTCACACCGATGCGCGATCGGCCGATCCCGCGGGTGTGGAACCGACTGCGCCTGCTGTCGGGCATCTCGTTCCTCCTGGCATGCGTCGTGGTATGGCGAGAGCTCCCGTGA
- a CDS encoding serine/threonine protein kinase — protein MDDDRTPRFDEPACEAPSLEPGARIGRYVVQRTLGRGGMGVVLLAHDERLDRKVAIKLLRARDFGTDRDAIARARLLREAQAMALLSHPNVITVHDVGSIGGRVYVAMEFVEGVTLRRWLRDAPRSQQEILRCFIAAGRGLAAAHGAGLVHRDFKPDNVMIGAGADAGRVLVLDFGLARPPDAQDSTPEAMSTAATTGTSHEIAALTLSGWVLGTPLYMAPEQHGGQAVPASDQFALCVALYEAVFGQRPFAGDSVEELAAAKHGQHLREMPPGRGVSAHLRRTLRRGLAAAPEQRFASMTALVDALAHDPRPARRRLAIGAGVLACTAALSATVVRSRSDHGACTRVDAALDGIWDPTRRDEVARALTATAPSYADATTSSVLSGLDDYANALLAAQRANCEAMAAAQPDDGPELDREISCLQRRRQGLAAMVDVLATADAAVGERAVDAMLSLPAVDGCAATTGAGASTMPTDPAVLQRIEAANAEASRVAALLGAGRYDDAKSAVVPLVVEAAAIGHLPLLAEAELLSAEIESRRGEPDPAIAAYLRATDAAAAGGDDGLAARAWIGLLYTAGHTKAQHGPAADYARHAEVALHRIGEPADLEAELASTRGMIAHDQGDYPAAQALHERALALRESLGAAAVDGSTLVNLARTLAARGEIGRAREHVLRAIEIIEVRYGPQHPTVARTLTHLGSIEFEAGEYAAAKGRYERALAIQEASLGPRHPEVAFSLNNVANTLVTERRLDEALDHYGRAREILREKLGDEHPNIARLTFNMAELAKQAGQRERSKAEYRVAIGLFERTLGADHPELGRGYNNLASVQYDNGEAADALANYTTALRISEQALGREHPDLAYPLTGVGLAQLALDAPTRAIEPLERAVALRRGSDIDPVDRADAQFALARALWDGGGDRGRAITLADDAIAGYAKAQEGYPTARDEATKWRAEHQR, from the coding sequence GTGGACGACGATCGCACGCCGCGTTTCGACGAGCCTGCCTGCGAGGCGCCGAGCCTCGAGCCGGGCGCGCGCATCGGTCGCTACGTCGTGCAGCGCACGCTCGGTCGAGGTGGCATGGGGGTGGTGCTGCTGGCCCACGACGAGCGCCTCGATCGCAAGGTCGCGATCAAGCTGCTGCGTGCCCGGGACTTCGGCACCGACCGCGACGCGATCGCGCGGGCGCGCCTGCTGCGTGAGGCCCAGGCGATGGCGTTGTTGTCGCATCCCAACGTCATCACCGTGCACGATGTCGGCAGCATCGGCGGTCGTGTCTACGTGGCGATGGAGTTCGTCGAGGGCGTGACGCTGCGACGCTGGCTGCGCGATGCACCGCGATCGCAGCAGGAGATCCTGCGCTGCTTCATCGCCGCCGGGCGCGGGCTCGCTGCGGCCCACGGTGCCGGCCTCGTGCACCGCGACTTCAAACCCGACAACGTCATGATCGGCGCGGGCGCCGACGCCGGCCGTGTGCTGGTGCTCGACTTCGGGCTCGCGCGGCCACCGGACGCGCAGGACTCGACCCCCGAGGCGATGAGCACCGCGGCGACCACCGGCACCAGCCACGAGATCGCCGCGCTCACGTTGTCGGGTTGGGTGCTGGGCACGCCGTTGTACATGGCGCCCGAGCAGCACGGTGGGCAGGCGGTGCCGGCCTCGGATCAGTTCGCGCTGTGCGTCGCGCTCTACGAGGCGGTGTTCGGCCAGCGCCCGTTCGCGGGCGACTCGGTCGAAGAGCTCGCCGCCGCCAAGCACGGCCAACACCTGCGCGAGATGCCGCCGGGGCGCGGGGTCTCGGCCCACCTGCGTCGCACCCTGCGTCGCGGGCTCGCGGCCGCGCCCGAGCAGCGCTTCGCGAGCATGACGGCGCTGGTCGACGCGCTCGCCCACGACCCTCGGCCTGCGCGTCGACGGCTGGCGATCGGCGCAGGCGTGCTGGCCTGCACTGCGGCGCTCTCGGCCACGGTGGTGCGCTCGCGCAGCGATCACGGCGCGTGCACGCGGGTCGACGCGGCGCTCGACGGCATCTGGGATCCGACCCGCCGCGACGAGGTCGCGCGGGCGCTCACCGCCACCGCGCCGAGCTATGCCGACGCGACCACCAGCTCGGTGTTGTCCGGGCTCGACGACTACGCCAACGCATTGCTCGCTGCACAGCGAGCGAACTGCGAGGCCATGGCGGCGGCGCAGCCGGACGACGGCCCCGAGCTCGACCGCGAGATCAGCTGCCTGCAACGTCGCAGACAGGGGTTGGCGGCGATGGTCGACGTGCTGGCGACGGCCGATGCTGCGGTCGGTGAGCGCGCGGTCGATGCGATGCTGTCGCTGCCCGCGGTCGATGGGTGTGCCGCGACCACCGGCGCCGGCGCATCGACGATGCCGACCGATCCGGCCGTCCTCCAGCGCATCGAGGCCGCTAACGCCGAGGCGAGTCGCGTGGCCGCGCTGCTGGGGGCCGGTCGCTACGACGATGCGAAGTCCGCGGTCGTGCCGCTGGTGGTCGAGGCCGCCGCGATCGGCCACTTGCCGCTGCTGGCCGAGGCGGAGCTCCTGTCGGCGGAGATCGAGAGCCGTCGCGGCGAGCCCGACCCCGCGATCGCGGCGTACCTACGCGCGACCGATGCCGCCGCGGCCGGTGGCGACGATGGGCTGGCGGCGCGGGCGTGGATCGGCCTGCTGTACACGGCCGGTCACACCAAGGCGCAGCACGGGCCCGCGGCCGACTACGCCCGTCACGCCGAGGTCGCGCTGCACAGGATCGGTGAGCCCGCAGATCTCGAGGCCGAGCTCGCCAGCACCCGCGGCATGATCGCCCACGACCAAGGCGACTACCCGGCCGCCCAGGCGCTGCACGAGCGCGCGTTGGCACTGCGCGAGTCCCTGGGTGCGGCCGCGGTCGATGGCAGCACGCTGGTCAACCTCGCGCGCACGCTCGCGGCCCGCGGCGAGATCGGTCGCGCGCGCGAGCACGTGCTGCGGGCGATCGAGATCATCGAGGTGCGCTACGGGCCGCAGCACCCCACCGTCGCGCGCACGCTGACGCACCTGGGCAGCATCGAGTTCGAGGCCGGCGAGTACGCGGCGGCCAAGGGGCGCTACGAGCGGGCGCTGGCGATCCAGGAGGCCTCGCTCGGGCCTCGCCACCCCGAGGTCGCGTTCTCGCTCAACAACGTCGCCAACACGCTGGTGACCGAGCGACGGCTCGACGAAGCGCTCGACCACTACGGCCGCGCGCGCGAGATCCTGCGGGAGAAGCTCGGTGACGAGCACCCCAACATCGCGCGCCTCACGTTCAACATGGCCGAGCTGGCCAAGCAGGCCGGGCAGCGCGAGCGGTCGAAGGCCGAGTACCGCGTCGCGATCGGGCTGTTCGAGCGCACGCTCGGCGCCGACCACCCCGAGCTCGGGCGCGGCTACAACAACCTCGCGAGCGTGCAGTACGACAACGGCGAGGCTGCTGACGCGCTGGCCAACTACACCACGGCGCTGCGCATCTCGGAGCAGGCGCTCGGTCGCGAGCACCCCGATCTCGCGTACCCGCTGACCGGCGTGGGGCTGGCGCAGCTGGCCCTCGATGCGCCGACCCGCGCGATCGAGCCGCTCGAGCGCGCGGTGGCGCTGCGTCGCGGCAGCGACATCGATCCGGTCGATCGCGCCGACGCCCAGTTTGCGCTGGCCCGTGCGCTGTGGGACGGCGGAGGCGATCGCGGTCGCGCGATCACCCTGGCCGACGATGCGATCGCCGGCTACGCCAAGGCGCAGGAGGGCTACCCCACCGCGCGCGACGAGGCCACCAAGTGGCGCGCCGAGCATCAGCGCTGA
- a CDS encoding BON domain-containing protein produces the protein MRSRPQFDRGGREGYPDSEYRDSEYRDGGRYQRGASGQFDDAPGWGSRTSRDDSRTSRDDWQHRDDWQRDVSRGEGWQRTPWRGEGWQRESWQPEDWQREPWQRDFGSRGQGARDGSYGQREYSPRDYGSRDFGRSRGFDERPLASGRDARYSAGRGMDDSPWDGGRYHRQYDSSPQHYSHERGDWPGRPSGPYGHTYGSEYGGSRFGGGRYDRERLGGRDDFGGGRQQGSFSGSEYGRGSHGNMGGEQRQTYSPKNFTRSDDRVREIVCEMLEDSGLDASDVDVSVKDGEVTLKGTVSGRSVKRQVEDCVCAARGVKECHNQLRTSGSQSSDSGANSGRNATSTSGSTAAQTSTSSSRAADTRS, from the coding sequence ATGCGGTCGCGTCCGCAGTTCGACCGCGGCGGTCGCGAGGGATATCCCGACTCCGAGTATCGCGATTCCGAGTATCGCGACGGCGGTCGATATCAGCGGGGCGCCAGCGGTCAATTCGACGACGCGCCGGGCTGGGGCTCGAGGACCTCGCGCGATGACTCGAGGACCTCGCGCGATGATTGGCAACACCGCGACGACTGGCAGCGTGACGTCTCGCGCGGCGAGGGCTGGCAGCGTACGCCGTGGCGCGGCGAGGGCTGGCAGCGCGAATCGTGGCAGCCCGAGGATTGGCAGCGCGAGCCGTGGCAGCGCGACTTCGGATCTCGCGGGCAGGGTGCACGTGACGGCAGCTATGGACAGCGCGAGTACAGTCCGCGCGACTACGGGTCGCGCGACTTCGGGAGGTCGCGTGGTTTCGACGAGCGACCGCTGGCGTCGGGCAGGGATGCCCGCTACTCGGCTGGGCGCGGCATGGACGACAGTCCGTGGGATGGCGGTCGCTACCATCGTCAGTACGATTCGAGCCCGCAGCACTACAGCCATGAGCGCGGCGACTGGCCCGGGAGGCCTTCTGGCCCGTATGGCCACACCTATGGTAGCGAGTACGGCGGGAGCCGGTTCGGCGGTGGTCGCTACGATCGCGAGCGCCTGGGAGGCCGCGATGACTTCGGCGGCGGACGCCAGCAGGGCAGCTTCAGCGGCAGCGAGTACGGGCGGGGCTCCCATGGCAACATGGGCGGCGAACAGCGACAGACGTACAGCCCCAAGAACTTCACCCGATCCGATGATCGAGTCCGTGAGATCGTCTGCGAGATGCTCGAGGACTCGGGCCTCGATGCCAGTGACGTCGACGTGTCGGTGAAGGACGGCGAGGTCACGCTGAAGGGGACCGTCAGCGGTCGCTCGGTGAAGCGACAGGTCGAGGACTGTGTGTGCGCTGCCCGTGGCGTGAAGGAGTGCCACAACCAGCTGCGGACCAGTGGCTCGCAGTCGAGCGACTCGGGCGCGAACAGCGGTCGCAACGCGACCAGCACATCTGGCAGTACCGCGGCGCAGACGAGCACGAGTTCGTCGCGCGCCGCGGACACCCGCTCGTAG
- a CDS encoding Gfo/Idh/MocA family oxidoreductase: MSTSDNVRFAVVGLGHIAQVAVLPGFAHAEAAQPVALFSSDAAKRRAMSAQYGVDHAYDYDEYDRVLEQGLVDAVYIALPNHLHCTYAVRAAERGVHVLVEKPMAVDATECLAMIEAAEAGGVKLMVAYRLHFDPANLEVIELVRRGRLGRPRLFSSVFSQVVVPGNVRLVGSDRGGGPVYDMGVYCINAARYVFRDEPTQVVALAASVDDPRFQGVPEMVSATLHFPGERLATFTCSFGAADSSRYEILGDRGRLVMEPAFEYAEGLRYALQVQDADPEVHRFGKHDQFGAELQYFSKCILDDLAIEPDGLEGLADVNVVQAIHRSAQERRAIAVLPVQRERRPEHAQAYQLPPVPKPKTVNTRSPSGD, encoded by the coding sequence ATGTCCACGTCCGACAACGTCCGATTCGCCGTCGTTGGCCTCGGCCACATCGCTCAGGTCGCGGTGCTGCCGGGCTTCGCTCACGCCGAGGCGGCGCAGCCGGTCGCGCTCTTCAGCTCCGATGCCGCGAAGCGCCGCGCGATGTCGGCGCAGTACGGTGTCGATCACGCGTACGACTATGATGAGTACGATCGCGTGCTCGAACAGGGTCTCGTCGACGCTGTGTATATCGCCCTACCCAATCATCTCCACTGCACGTACGCAGTGCGTGCCGCGGAGCGTGGCGTGCACGTGCTGGTCGAGAAGCCGATGGCGGTCGATGCCACCGAGTGCTTGGCGATGATCGAGGCCGCCGAAGCAGGAGGCGTAAAGTTGATGGTCGCATATCGCCTCCACTTCGACCCTGCGAACCTCGAGGTCATCGAACTGGTCCGCAGGGGCCGGCTGGGCCGCCCGCGACTGTTCTCCTCTGTGTTCTCGCAGGTCGTCGTGCCCGGCAACGTCCGGCTGGTAGGGAGCGATCGCGGCGGCGGGCCGGTCTATGACATGGGCGTCTATTGCATCAACGCCGCACGCTACGTCTTTCGCGACGAGCCGACGCAAGTCGTTGCGCTCGCGGCGTCGGTTGATGATCCCCGCTTTCAGGGTGTTCCCGAGATGGTGAGCGCCACGCTTCACTTCCCCGGCGAGCGCCTCGCGACGTTCACATGCAGCTTCGGCGCGGCCGACAGCTCGCGCTACGAGATACTCGGCGATCGCGGGCGCCTCGTGATGGAGCCCGCGTTCGAGTACGCCGAGGGCCTCCGCTATGCGCTGCAAGTGCAGGACGCAGATCCGGAGGTACACAGGTTCGGCAAGCACGACCAGTTCGGGGCGGAGCTCCAGTACTTCAGCAAGTGCATCCTCGACGACCTCGCGATCGAACCGGATGGGCTCGAGGGCCTCGCAGACGTCAACGTCGTGCAGGCGATCCATCGCTCGGCACAGGAGCGACGTGCAATCGCCGTGCTCCCGGTGCAGCGAGAACGGCGGCCCGAACACGCTCAGGCCTACCAGCTGCCGCCAGTCCCCAAGCCCAAGACCGTGAACACCCGATCGCCCAGCGGAGATTGA
- a CDS encoding plasmid stabilization protein: protein MPRGSKDAYTDKQKRQAEHIEDSYLEEGVSKKTAAARAWATVNRQDHGGKKSGSGRAKRRTTKKTGRKTATKKRPSSKKRSSTKKPSSAKKPSSAKKRSSAKKPSSAKKPSSAKKRPSSRKRSSAKKRSSAKRRSSAKSRSAHG from the coding sequence ATGCCCCGCGGATCCAAAGACGCCTACACCGACAAGCAGAAGCGACAGGCGGAACACATCGAAGACAGCTACCTCGAAGAGGGTGTCTCGAAGAAAACCGCCGCGGCGCGCGCCTGGGCCACCGTCAACCGTCAAGACCACGGCGGCAAGAAGAGCGGGTCGGGCCGTGCCAAGCGGCGCACGACCAAGAAGACCGGACGCAAGACAGCAACGAAGAAGCGCCCGTCATCGAAGAAGCGTTCATCCACGAAGAAGCCCTCATCCGCGAAGAAGCCCTCATCCGCGAAGAAGCGTTCATCCGCGAAGAAGCCCTCATCCGCGAAGAAGCCCTCATCCGCGAAGAAGCGCCCGTCATCGAGGAAGCGTTCATCCGCGAAGAAGCGTTCATCCGCGAAGAGGCGCTCGTCCGCGAAGAGCCGCTCGGCTCACGGATAG
- a CDS encoding PAS domain-containing sensor histidine kinase: MALTTTSHDMTLARQLAWQAAIVESCPDAIIGIDLDGVVVSWNGAAARLLGYAFADIVGRPWRTLLRTHSGEEPCARMADLLQGAPGSTIELIDRTGALVDGVATLSPIRDRSDATIGASIIVRPPGRCGPTADNDEFLSTLSHELRAPLHAILGWAQVLEHSATPSMRHGLAIIERNARLQAQLLEDLLDVGRGSSGKLRLEIAPVDLGTILSERVDSIRPAAEAKRLELTLRSPSYHCEVLGDATRLQQVLWNLLSNAVRYTAPGGRVEASLQGGPNGFRIEVTDSGVGIDSEFLPHVFTRYAQAHAPTGEQGGLGLGLAIARQLVELHGGTVTAASDGPGRGSTFTVTLPRVPEAPRPRIDRRSSAPATVGARASGAHGQARSRLRPA; the protein is encoded by the coding sequence ATGGCCCTCACGACGACCAGCCACGACATGACACTGGCGAGACAGCTGGCCTGGCAGGCGGCGATCGTCGAATCGTGCCCTGACGCGATCATCGGCATCGATCTCGACGGGGTCGTCGTGAGCTGGAATGGCGCCGCGGCGCGATTGCTCGGGTACGCGTTCGCCGACATCGTCGGGCGACCGTGGCGAACGTTGCTGCGCACCCACTCGGGCGAGGAGCCCTGCGCGCGCATGGCCGACTTGCTCCAAGGTGCCCCTGGCAGCACCATCGAGTTGATCGATCGCACCGGCGCCCTCGTGGACGGCGTTGCGACGCTGTCGCCGATTCGCGATCGCTCGGACGCGACCATCGGCGCGTCGATCATCGTGCGCCCACCGGGCCGATGCGGGCCAACCGCCGACAACGACGAGTTCCTCTCGACGCTATCACATGAGCTGCGGGCGCCACTGCACGCGATACTCGGGTGGGCGCAGGTGCTGGAGCACTCGGCCACACCGTCCATGCGGCACGGACTCGCGATCATCGAGCGCAACGCGCGACTGCAGGCGCAGCTGCTCGAGGACCTACTCGACGTCGGGCGGGGGAGCTCGGGCAAGCTACGCCTCGAGATCGCACCGGTCGATCTCGGCACCATCCTCTCGGAGCGCGTCGACTCGATTCGGCCCGCCGCCGAGGCCAAGCGGCTCGAGCTCACGCTTCGAAGTCCTTCGTACCATTGTGAGGTGCTGGGCGACGCCACGCGACTGCAGCAGGTACTCTGGAACCTGCTGTCGAACGCGGTTCGGTACACTGCGCCGGGCGGCCGCGTCGAGGCTTCGCTGCAGGGTGGGCCAAATGGATTTCGAATCGAAGTGACAGATTCCGGTGTCGGCATCGATTCCGAGTTCCTACCGCACGTCTTCACCCGGTACGCGCAGGCGCATGCACCGACCGGTGAGCAGGGCGGTCTCGGGCTCGGCCTCGCCATCGCTCGACAGCTGGTCGAGCTACATGGAGGCACGGTCACTGCCGCGAGCGACGGCCCCGGCCGCGGCTCCACCTTCACGGTGACACTGCCGCGGGTGCCCGAAGCCCCGCGCCCGCGCATCGATCGACGCTCGAGCGCACCCGCGACCGTGGGCGCTCGAGCGTCGGGCGCCCACGGCCAGGCCCGCAGCCGCCTGCGCCCCGCGTGA